One Aerococcus urinaeequi DNA segment encodes these proteins:
- a CDS encoding rhodanese-like domain-containing protein: MINFGTISWLILIVVLLVWGGFWLYSYLLRRNNATMISQEDFQQTMQSAQIIDIREANEFNSAHIFGARNVPYSTLQQGVPGFSKSRPIYLYADVHSLTGRAAKKLKDAGYDKIYILKGGLSDWEGKTKRQD, translated from the coding sequence ATGATCAACTTTGGTACTATTTCTTGGCTTATTTTAATTGTCGTATTATTGGTTTGGGGAGGCTTCTGGTTATACAGCTACCTATTGCGTCGTAACAACGCAACCATGATTTCTCAAGAAGATTTCCAACAAACCATGCAATCGGCACAAATTATTGATATCCGAGAAGCAAATGAATTCAACTCTGCCCACATTTTTGGTGCCCGCAATGTACCGTATTCTACTTTACAACAAGGTGTGCCGGGCTTCAGTAAATCACGTCCAATTTATTTATACGCTGATGTGCACAGTTTAACTGGCCGTGCAGCGAAAAAATTAAAAGACGCTGGTTACGATAAAATTTATATTTTAAAAGGTGGCCTTTCTGATTGGGAAGGTAAAACAAAACGTCAAGATTAA
- a CDS encoding valine--tRNA ligase, which produces MKETNMSTKYQPNAVEEGRYDKWVASGVFAPNEDKTAEPYSIVIPPPNVTGKLHLGHAWDVTLQDMSIRQKRMQGYDTLWLPGMDHAGIATQAKVEAKLAEEGISRYDLGREKFVDQVWDWKEEYAETIRQQWGKMGISVDYSRERFTLDDGLSEAVRKVFVDLFNKDLIYRGEYIINWDPKAQTALSDMEVIYSDDNGAFYHISYPLTDGSGSLEIATTRPETMLGDTAVAVHPDDDRYTHLVGKTITLPLVGREIPIVADEYVEREFGTGIVKITPAHDPNDFAVGNRHDLPRINVMNADATMNENAGEFAGMSREEARKAVVAALEEQGFLIRVEEMVHSVGHSERTGVVVEPRLSTQWFVKMRPLADDSLENQDTEDRVDFYPPRFENTFKTWMENAHDWVISRQLWWGHQIPAWYHKETGEMYVGMEAPADSENWEQDPDVLDTWFSSALWPFSTMGWPDTDAEDFKRYYPTSTLVTGYDIIFFWVARMIFQGLEFTGRRPFKNVLIHGLIRDSQGRKMSKSLGNGVDPMDVVNEYGADALRWFLATGSTPGQDIRFNEEKLEAAWNFINKIWNASRYAIMNLDDLTYDEIDLSNVTEIKDQWILTRLNETIASVTANFDKFEFGEAGRSLYHFIWDEFCNWYIEMAKETLQGEDEAAKATTRSVLAYTLNNILRLMHPIMPFVTEEIWAHIPHKEASIVTAAYPTVDENLSNPKAASDMNYVISLVKAIRNARNKQNVALSKPIEIIVKPRNAEIGQALEDNIAFINRFTNPESFTIDTSATAPDQAVTLFFDGGDIYLPLAGFINIEEEIARLEKELAKWQSEVDRVEKKLSNERFVANAPEAVVEEERQKGQDYRDKLVSTKERIAELQG; this is translated from the coding sequence ATGAAAGAGACTAATATGTCTACTAAATACCAACCGAATGCGGTTGAAGAAGGTCGCTATGATAAATGGGTAGCGTCAGGTGTATTCGCCCCTAATGAAGATAAAACTGCTGAACCATATTCAATCGTTATTCCACCTCCCAATGTAACTGGTAAATTACATTTAGGTCATGCTTGGGATGTGACCCTACAAGATATGTCTATCCGTCAAAAACGGATGCAAGGTTATGATACTTTATGGTTACCAGGTATGGACCATGCGGGTATCGCAACGCAAGCTAAGGTTGAAGCGAAATTAGCCGAAGAAGGCATTTCTCGTTATGACTTAGGCCGTGAAAAATTCGTTGACCAAGTGTGGGATTGGAAAGAAGAATATGCTGAAACAATCCGTCAACAATGGGGTAAAATGGGTATTTCTGTTGATTATTCTCGTGAACGTTTTACCTTAGACGACGGTTTAAGTGAAGCTGTGCGTAAAGTCTTCGTTGACTTATTCAATAAAGACTTAATTTACCGCGGTGAATACATTATCAACTGGGATCCAAAAGCACAAACTGCCTTATCTGATATGGAAGTGATCTACTCTGATGATAACGGTGCATTCTACCACATTTCATACCCATTAACAGATGGATCAGGTTCGTTAGAAATCGCTACAACACGTCCAGAAACCATGTTAGGGGATACGGCGGTTGCGGTTCACCCAGATGACGACCGCTACACACACTTAGTTGGTAAAACCATTACTTTACCGCTTGTTGGTCGTGAGATTCCAATCGTTGCGGACGAGTATGTTGAGCGTGAATTTGGGACTGGTATTGTAAAAATTACCCCTGCCCATGACCCTAACGACTTTGCTGTAGGGAACCGTCATGATTTACCACGTATAAACGTGATGAACGCTGACGCAACTATGAACGAAAATGCAGGCGAATTTGCAGGTATGTCTCGTGAAGAAGCCCGTAAAGCAGTCGTTGCTGCCTTAGAGGAACAAGGTTTCTTAATCCGTGTTGAAGAAATGGTCCATTCAGTTGGTCACTCTGAGCGTACAGGTGTCGTTGTTGAACCACGTCTTTCAACACAGTGGTTTGTTAAAATGCGTCCATTAGCGGACGATTCATTAGAAAACCAAGACACTGAAGACCGTGTTGATTTCTACCCACCTCGTTTTGAAAATACCTTTAAGACCTGGATGGAAAATGCCCACGACTGGGTTATCTCACGTCAATTATGGTGGGGTCACCAAATTCCAGCTTGGTACCACAAAGAAACTGGTGAAATGTATGTCGGTATGGAAGCACCTGCTGACAGCGAAAACTGGGAACAAGATCCAGATGTTTTAGATACTTGGTTTTCATCTGCCTTATGGCCGTTTTCAACTATGGGGTGGCCAGATACTGATGCAGAAGACTTTAAACGCTACTACCCAACTTCAACATTGGTAACAGGGTATGACATTATTTTCTTCTGGGTTGCCCGTATGATTTTCCAAGGGTTGGAATTCACTGGTCGTCGTCCATTCAAGAATGTTTTAATCCACGGTTTAATCCGTGATAGCCAAGGGCGTAAGATGTCCAAATCTCTAGGTAACGGGGTTGACCCAATGGATGTTGTTAACGAATATGGTGCTGACGCTTTACGTTGGTTCCTAGCAACTGGTTCAACACCTGGTCAAGATATCCGTTTCAACGAAGAGAAACTGGAAGCTGCTTGGAACTTTATTAATAAGATCTGGAATGCTTCTCGTTATGCCATCATGAATCTTGATGACTTAACTTATGATGAAATAGATTTATCAAACGTGACTGAAATCAAAGACCAATGGATTTTAACACGTCTTAATGAAACCATCGCTTCAGTTACTGCAAACTTTGATAAGTTTGAGTTTGGTGAAGCAGGTCGTTCATTGTACCACTTCATCTGGGATGAATTCTGTAACTGGTATATTGAAATGGCTAAAGAAACTTTACAAGGTGAGGACGAAGCTGCGAAAGCGACAACCCGTTCAGTATTGGCCTATACATTAAACAACATTCTACGTTTAATGCACCCAATCATGCCATTTGTAACAGAAGAAATCTGGGCGCATATTCCACATAAAGAGGCATCAATCGTTACAGCTGCGTACCCAACGGTAGATGAAAACTTATCTAATCCAAAAGCTGCTTCTGATATGAACTACGTGATTTCACTGGTTAAAGCAATCCGTAATGCTCGTAACAAACAAAACGTGGCCTTATCTAAACCAATCGAAATCATTGTGAAACCACGGAACGCTGAAATAGGTCAAGCCCTTGAAGACAACATTGCCTTCATTAACCGCTTCACCAACCCAGAAAGCTTTACGATTGATACAAGTGCTACAGCGCCAGATCAAGCGGTAACCTTATTCTTTGACGGTGGAGACATTTACTTACCATTAGCTGGTTTCATTAACATCGAAGAAGAAATTGCCCGTTTGGAGAAAGAACTAGCCAAATGGCAATCTGAAGTAGACCGGGTTGAGAAGAAATTGTCTAACGAACGCTTTGTGGCCAATGCCCCTGAAGCTGTCGTTGAAGAAGAACGCCAAAAAGGTCAAGATTACCGGGATAAATTAGTTTCTACTAAAGAAAGAATCGCTGAATTACAAGGCTAA
- a CDS encoding 5-formyltetrahydrofolate cyclo-ligase gives MTEEMKELTEKMKTILDKKDIRDRTFKYWAALPEGDRLALQADIYAQLFINEAFIKAATITTTIAHPGEIDTKPIIDYALTIGKEVYVPKTYPKRQMAFAKYQGMDALEKTKFGIYEPTAEADFIDKEAIDLMLVPGLFFRPDGYRVGHGGGFYDIFLADYPGNKIALAFPGMVSDKVTFEIDDFDIPVDQIIVGEI, from the coding sequence TTGACAGAAGAGATGAAAGAATTGACAGAAAAGATGAAAACAATTTTAGACAAGAAGGACATTCGCGATCGGACTTTTAAATACTGGGCAGCCTTACCGGAGGGTGACCGACTTGCTTTACAGGCAGATATTTATGCCCAATTATTTATCAATGAAGCCTTTATTAAAGCCGCTACCATCACCACAACCATTGCCCATCCAGGCGAAATTGATACGAAACCCATTATTGATTACGCCTTAACCATTGGCAAAGAGGTATATGTGCCTAAAACCTATCCTAAACGTCAAATGGCATTTGCTAAGTATCAAGGGATGGATGCCTTGGAAAAGACGAAATTCGGTATTTACGAGCCAACAGCAGAAGCTGATTTTATCGATAAAGAGGCCATTGACTTGATGCTTGTACCAGGTTTGTTTTTTAGACCGGACGGGTATCGGGTTGGGCATGGGGGCGGTTTTTACGATATTTTCCTAGCGGATTACCCAGGAAACAAGATTGCCTTAGCCTTTCCAGGCATGGTCTCTGATAAAGTGACTTTTGAAATTGATGATTTTGATATTCCAGTTGACCAAATTATTGTTGGGGAAATATAA
- a CDS encoding YfhO family protein: MTQYIKTIQQKSQKHPLKASMIGLFLAVFILMGLFFIFGLKIFPFGNGTIMTVDLGQQYIDFYQYYRDIFQGNWDQIFYSFSKATGGEMVGTWSYYLMSPYLIFLLLFPQSWLSFAVALIVLLKLATAASAFQFMLGRFYNEVTWQSLTFSFAYAFIGYLSANQLNVMWLDGVIFLPFLIWGLEKVMRGQSGWTYVGWLALILISNYYIGYMICLFLILFFCYRMVAHGRADLHSQDQMDRLNQDLAPTAQYQASYFTNLKTYFMQTFGKFAGWSLAGGGLAAFILMPTFYALSTSKGQQSSPELELTTDYPLYDMVSKFILGAFNFDQMPEGLPNIFVGSLALIMASLYFFNKKIPWQERLAAGGLTTALLLSMNISGLNLIWHGFQYPIWYPYRFSFVFSFFLLFIGYQLYRQKTVLSIKSAIALLIPFAIAYGYLFYKIEEFDYISVTTVLVSFVLFVGVTALLMMAVDFDRLIYILLLFITMSEVFANSVITISSISYLKEDDFADYIAEIKPEIASYTPAENEFYRMTKTFQRTKNDAMQLDYYDLNHFNSTMERNTTQLFKQLGQPMSDGFTNYTTGTLVTDALFGVQYYFDVTPFEDNQGALKDRVRSTRADLSEYPVTEVTDQLIIHENPNALSLAYMVSQDIQDVAIDDVNPVYLQDELLNVLSGNGTTDGIDLSQFEIANFASVDLFHVDSQDASVVNTAYTRDDTGEDSFIDIHINVKTDQAYYITVPSFLSDEEVKYYLDGEPLDYDSSYQSIQLFNIANDDQGAEKVFTIQLLDDETTLADINLYTLDQEKVSTMAEDLKQNQLELTNFSNGAFSGTVTVDDPSEYLMVTVPYAEGWHAKVNGEEVDTVSLLNGGFMGIQFQEAGDYEVTFYYIPQGLILGVAITGATGLVLVGVYFFNRKKVKTK; encoded by the coding sequence ATGACGCAATATATAAAAACGATTCAACAAAAAAGTCAGAAACACCCACTCAAAGCTTCAATGATTGGCTTGTTTCTAGCAGTCTTTATCCTGATGGGACTCTTCTTTATCTTTGGCCTAAAAATATTTCCTTTCGGTAACGGTACCATCATGACTGTCGACCTAGGCCAACAATATATCGACTTCTATCAATACTACCGAGACATCTTCCAAGGCAATTGGGATCAGATTTTCTATTCCTTCTCAAAAGCCACCGGAGGCGAAATGGTTGGGACCTGGTCTTACTACCTCATGTCCCCCTACTTAATTTTCTTGCTACTTTTCCCGCAATCCTGGCTATCCTTTGCCGTCGCCTTGATTGTCTTACTCAAACTCGCCACCGCAGCATCCGCCTTCCAGTTCATGTTAGGTCGGTTTTATAATGAAGTGACCTGGCAATCACTCACATTTTCATTCGCCTACGCCTTCATCGGCTACCTGTCCGCCAACCAACTAAACGTCATGTGGCTAGACGGCGTTATCTTCCTACCCTTTCTCATTTGGGGTTTGGAAAAAGTCATGCGCGGTCAATCTGGCTGGACCTATGTAGGTTGGCTAGCCCTTATCCTAATCTCGAATTACTATATCGGCTACATGATTTGTTTATTCTTAATCCTATTTTTCTGCTACCGGATGGTCGCTCACGGACGAGCTGATTTGCATAGTCAAGACCAAATGGATAGATTGAACCAGGACTTGGCGCCAACAGCGCAATATCAAGCAAGCTACTTTACCAATTTGAAAACCTATTTCATGCAAACATTTGGTAAATTTGCCGGTTGGTCACTCGCAGGTGGTGGTTTAGCTGCGTTTATTTTAATGCCCACATTCTATGCATTATCAACCAGTAAAGGGCAACAATCGTCACCCGAACTTGAATTAACCACCGATTATCCTTTATACGATATGGTATCAAAATTCATCCTAGGGGCCTTTAACTTTGACCAAATGCCAGAAGGATTGCCAAATATTTTCGTAGGTAGTCTAGCGCTTATCATGGCCAGCCTTTACTTTTTCAATAAGAAGATTCCTTGGCAAGAACGATTAGCCGCCGGTGGATTGACGACGGCCCTATTATTATCCATGAACATTTCAGGGCTGAACTTGATTTGGCACGGGTTCCAATACCCAATCTGGTACCCGTACCGTTTTTCATTCGTCTTTTCATTCTTTCTATTATTTATCGGCTACCAGCTCTACCGACAAAAAACTGTCTTATCCATTAAAAGTGCAATAGCTTTGCTGATACCTTTTGCTATTGCCTACGGTTACCTGTTCTATAAGATTGAAGAATTTGACTATATTTCAGTCACAACAGTCCTAGTCTCCTTCGTCTTATTCGTTGGGGTCACTGCCCTGCTGATGATGGCTGTTGACTTCGACCGGTTGATTTACATCCTCCTATTGTTCATCACCATGAGTGAAGTGTTTGCCAACTCAGTGATCACTATTTCCTCTATTTCTTACTTGAAAGAAGATGACTTTGCGGATTATATTGCTGAAATCAAACCAGAAATCGCATCGTATACGCCCGCGGAAAATGAATTCTACCGAATGACCAAGACCTTCCAGCGGACAAAAAACGATGCCATGCAGCTGGATTACTATGACTTGAACCATTTCAACTCGACAATGGAACGAAACACCACCCAATTGTTCAAACAATTAGGGCAACCTATGTCAGACGGCTTTACCAACTATACAACAGGGACCCTAGTGACAGACGCCCTATTTGGTGTCCAATATTACTTTGACGTCACCCCGTTTGAAGATAATCAAGGCGCCTTAAAAGACCGAGTCAGATCAACACGAGCTGACTTGAGTGAATACCCTGTTACAGAAGTCACAGACCAATTAATCATCCATGAAAATCCCAATGCCTTGTCTCTTGCCTATATGGTTAGTCAAGACATCCAAGACGTCGCCATTGATGACGTCAATCCAGTTTACCTGCAAGATGAATTGTTGAATGTCTTGAGCGGAAACGGCACAACAGACGGCATTGACCTTTCACAATTTGAGATTGCCAACTTTGCCAGCGTGGACCTTTTCCATGTGGATTCACAAGATGCTTCTGTGGTAAACACAGCTTATACCCGTGATGACACTGGAGAAGATTCGTTTATTGATATCCATATCAATGTCAAAACAGACCAAGCTTATTACATTACCGTCCCTTCATTCTTGAGCGATGAAGAAGTCAAATACTACTTAGACGGCGAGCCATTGGACTACGATTCTTCCTACCAGTCGATTCAATTATTTAATATTGCTAACGACGATCAAGGCGCAGAGAAAGTATTTACCATACAATTGCTAGATGACGAAACAACCCTAGCGGATATCAACCTCTATACCCTTGACCAGGAAAAAGTATCCACCATGGCAGAAGACTTAAAGCAAAATCAGTTGGAACTGACCAACTTCTCAAATGGGGCTTTCTCAGGCACTGTTACAGTAGACGATCCAAGTGAATACTTGATGGTCACTGTCCCATACGCAGAAGGTTGGCACGCCAAAGTCAACGGCGAAGAAGTCGATACCGTATCCCTATTAAACGGTGGCTTTATGGGTATCCAATTCCAAGAAGCTGGTGATTATGAAGTCACTTTCTACTACATCCCACAAGGCTTGATATTAGGTGTAGCCATTACAGGCGCAACCGGACTCGTACTAGTAGGTGTATATTTCTTTAACAGAAAAAAAGTGAAAACGAAATAA
- the rpmG gene encoding 50S ribosomal protein L33, with product MRVNIILENTELKGERVYLTEKNRRNNPDRLELKKYSPKLRKVCVFKEVK from the coding sequence ATGCGTGTGAACATTATTTTAGAAAACACTGAATTAAAAGGCGAACGTGTTTACTTAACAGAGAAAAACCGTCGTAACAATCCAGATCGTTTAGAATTAAAAAAATATAGTCCAAAATTACGTAAAGTTTGTGTCTTCAAAGAGGTAAAATAA
- a CDS encoding rhomboid family intramembrane serine protease produces MFTRKPFVTYTLLGIQIILFIMMEFMGSSESSATLLLFGAKFNPLIAAGEYWRLITPMFLHIGIVHLLINSITLYYLGSMVENIAGHWRYLVIYLASGLMGNLFSYQFSENISAGASTALFGLFAVFLALKNLFPRNRHIQSIGSQYLTLVGINLAFGIMGSGIDIWGHVGGLVGGFLMTMALIRGEGPDQRLTQRLGSAATFVVIAGFILINHGMFNTLISG; encoded by the coding sequence ATGTTTACGAGAAAACCTTTTGTGACGTATACCTTGCTAGGTATTCAAATTATTTTATTTATTATGATGGAATTTATGGGCAGTTCCGAAAGTTCTGCCACCTTGTTATTATTTGGGGCTAAATTTAATCCTTTAATTGCTGCAGGAGAGTATTGGCGGTTAATTACCCCCATGTTCTTACATATTGGAATTGTTCATTTATTGATTAATTCTATTACCCTGTATTATTTAGGTAGTATGGTTGAAAATATTGCAGGCCACTGGCGCTATTTGGTGATTTACCTGGCTTCTGGCTTGATGGGGAACTTATTCTCTTACCAATTTTCTGAAAATATCTCAGCTGGGGCATCGACTGCTTTGTTTGGTTTGTTTGCTGTTTTCCTAGCGCTTAAAAATCTCTTCCCGAGAAATCGCCATATCCAAAGCATTGGTTCGCAATATTTAACCCTTGTGGGGATTAACTTGGCCTTTGGTATTATGGGTTCAGGGATTGATATTTGGGGCCATGTGGGCGGATTGGTAGGTGGTTTCTTAATGACCATGGCGCTAATTCGCGGGGAAGGGCCAGATCAACGGTTGACCCAACGGCTTGGTTCAGCTGCTACCTTTGTGGTGATTGCTGGGTTTATTTTAATCAACCACGGCATGTTCAATACTTTAATTAGTGGTTAG
- a CDS encoding peptidoglycan D,D-transpeptidase FtsI family protein, with translation MDQGDQNKQPKQHEGAEEKLNKMGSDDQDQPKRRAPIWGSFLNRLNVMMIGIFVLFAMLILRLSYLQLVQGDMFSDLVNATETTIVEESVPRGLIIDSEGELMVSNEALPAISYTRGQDTSGEDMVHTAQNLAKYIAIDFEDVSDRDLQDYFVAANTDVINDRLTDDEAAAADDEIYAIQVSKVTDDDLNGLSDQDKKAAVIFAKMNAASSLSTVMIKNDGVTTEEMAVVAEHSAELPGVNVTTDWKRTYPQDSLLRSLLGSVSSTEEGIPSDQQDFYLAKGYALNDRVGESYIEEQYEADLRGSKTTYETEVSQDGEIINSEQTYAGEMGNTVQLTIDSEYQAELEAYATQYLEDATTEANNSIYIVASDPDTGAIYALVGKKKNSDGEIVDDALGTINSVFVSGSVVKPATISAAYGEGLLEVGSDNEITDEPLYFSGTPVKASWWFTSGNDSTPRILTDKQALAQSSNVYMIKLAMAMGGVNYYEPYMDLSELDTDAVYDTLRDYYAEFGLGVSTGIDLENESTGLIGADTGDPGNALDLAFGQFDTYSPIQLNQYISTIANGGTRYALHVLDKILAPTEDKETAGDGATVYEYEPTVLNELSITDEMLAEVQEGIWSVIHTSTGLGNAIFANFPIEVAGKSGTATVSDTLENSTWAGWAPYDDPEIAVSIVIPGTTPNVSVSAQAAAPNVLGLYYDIEEYQNKVADQMAENAEASAEEAEALEEAQ, from the coding sequence TTGGATCAAGGTGATCAAAATAAACAACCGAAGCAACATGAGGGTGCTGAGGAAAAGTTGAATAAAATGGGTTCTGATGATCAAGACCAACCAAAAAGACGTGCACCCATATGGGGCTCCTTTTTAAACCGTTTGAACGTGATGATGATAGGGATTTTTGTCCTGTTTGCAATGCTTATTTTACGTTTATCTTATCTGCAACTAGTTCAAGGGGATATGTTCTCTGATCTAGTGAATGCGACAGAAACAACTATTGTCGAGGAATCGGTCCCTCGTGGGTTGATTATTGACTCTGAAGGAGAATTGATGGTGTCTAATGAGGCTTTACCAGCAATTTCTTATACACGTGGCCAGGACACTTCTGGTGAGGATATGGTCCATACGGCGCAGAATCTAGCTAAATATATAGCTATAGATTTCGAGGATGTATCCGATCGTGACCTGCAGGATTATTTTGTAGCAGCCAATACAGATGTCATCAATGACCGGTTAACGGACGATGAGGCCGCTGCAGCGGATGATGAAATTTACGCCATCCAAGTGAGTAAGGTGACTGACGACGACTTGAATGGTCTAAGTGACCAAGATAAGAAAGCAGCAGTTATTTTTGCCAAAATGAATGCCGCCTCGTCACTCTCAACTGTCATGATTAAAAATGATGGGGTAACCACTGAAGAAATGGCCGTTGTGGCAGAGCACTCAGCTGAGTTACCAGGTGTCAATGTGACAACCGATTGGAAACGGACTTACCCGCAAGATTCATTACTACGTTCGTTGCTTGGTAGTGTATCTTCTACAGAAGAAGGGATTCCAAGTGACCAACAAGATTTCTACCTAGCTAAGGGTTATGCCCTAAATGATCGGGTAGGGGAGTCTTATATTGAAGAACAGTATGAAGCGGATTTACGTGGTTCGAAAACGACCTATGAAACAGAAGTGAGTCAAGACGGAGAAATTATCAACTCTGAACAGACTTATGCTGGAGAAATGGGGAATACGGTTCAGTTGACCATTGACTCTGAATACCAAGCGGAATTAGAAGCTTATGCAACTCAGTATTTAGAAGATGCGACAACTGAAGCCAACAATTCTATCTATATTGTAGCGTCTGATCCTGATACGGGGGCTATTTACGCCTTAGTTGGTAAGAAGAAAAATTCAGATGGTGAAATTGTTGATGATGCCTTAGGTACGATTAATAGCGTCTTTGTATCCGGGTCTGTTGTGAAACCTGCAACGATTTCCGCTGCTTACGGAGAAGGCTTGCTTGAAGTTGGTTCAGACAATGAAATTACCGATGAACCCCTGTACTTCTCCGGTACGCCAGTTAAAGCTTCTTGGTGGTTTACATCTGGTAACGATTCAACACCAAGGATCTTAACGGATAAACAAGCCTTAGCTCAATCTTCCAACGTCTACATGATTAAATTGGCAATGGCTATGGGTGGTGTAAACTACTACGAACCATACATGGACTTGTCAGAACTGGATACAGATGCCGTGTATGATACCTTACGTGACTACTATGCAGAATTTGGTTTAGGTGTATCGACTGGTATTGACTTGGAAAATGAATCAACTGGTCTAATCGGAGCTGATACTGGTGACCCAGGTAACGCACTTGACTTGGCTTTCGGTCAGTTTGATACCTACTCACCAATTCAATTAAACCAATATATTTCAACCATTGCGAATGGTGGTACCCGCTATGCTTTACATGTGCTGGATAAAATTTTGGCACCTACTGAAGACAAGGAGACTGCTGGCGATGGAGCAACGGTTTACGAATATGAACCAACTGTATTGAATGAATTGTCGATTACAGATGAAATGCTTGCGGAAGTGCAAGAGGGTATCTGGTCTGTTATTCATACTTCAACTGGTTTGGGGAACGCTATTTTTGCTAATTTCCCAATTGAAGTAGCGGGTAAATCAGGTACTGCGACAGTATCTGATACGCTTGAAAATTCAACTTGGGCTGGATGGGCACCATATGATGATCCTGAAATTGCGGTTTCTATCGTTATTCCAGGAACAACACCAAATGTGTCTGTATCTGCCCAAGCTGCTGCACCAAATGTTTTAGGTTTATACTATGATATCGAAGAATATCAAAATAAAGTAGCTGACCAAATGGCAGAAAATGCGGAAGCATCAGCAGAAGAAGCGGAAGCATTAGAAGAAGCACAATAA
- a CDS encoding ROK family glucokinase produces MTKKIFGIDLGGTSIKLSVVSIEGEIIDKWSVPTDIKEDGQHIIPDLILAVQEKMLENNWTNEDILGIGMGSPGFVDREKGTVAGAYNLAWVEEQPVADLIRSHFNADWPILIENDANVAALGEQWKGAGDHAGNVVLVTLGTGVGGGVIVNDQLVVGQGAAGEIGHMFSKEGGRKCTCGQHGCLETVASASGIVWTAGELAYTMDDTGSIIQGRIFNGEPVTSEDIFRAAEAGDQFAEAVVDETMGHLGRALGQVAAVTNPEYILIGGGVANAGQYLLDKVTDNFHKSVYPGVGRTTSIRLATLGNDAGVYGAASLVMKNV; encoded by the coding sequence ATGACTAAGAAAATATTCGGTATCGACCTTGGTGGTACATCAATTAAATTATCAGTTGTTTCAATTGAAGGCGAAATTATTGATAAATGGTCAGTACCTACAGATATTAAAGAAGATGGCCAACACATTATTCCAGATTTAATTCTAGCTGTTCAAGAAAAAATGCTAGAAAATAATTGGACTAACGAAGATATTTTAGGCATTGGTATGGGGTCTCCAGGCTTTGTAGACCGTGAAAAAGGTACGGTTGCTGGTGCGTATAACTTAGCTTGGGTTGAAGAACAGCCCGTTGCAGATCTGATTCGTAGCCACTTCAACGCAGATTGGCCAATTCTGATTGAAAATGATGCCAATGTTGCTGCTTTGGGTGAGCAATGGAAGGGTGCTGGTGACCACGCAGGTAATGTTGTCTTGGTGACTTTAGGTACCGGTGTTGGCGGTGGTGTAATTGTCAATGACCAATTGGTTGTTGGACAAGGTGCTGCTGGTGAGATTGGGCATATGTTCTCTAAAGAGGGTGGCCGTAAATGTACTTGTGGTCAACATGGCTGTCTAGAAACTGTGGCATCTGCTTCAGGTATCGTATGGACTGCTGGTGAATTAGCTTATACTATGGATGATACGGGTTCTATTATTCAAGGACGTATTTTTAACGGTGAACCTGTAACGTCAGAAGATATCTTTAGAGCGGCAGAAGCGGGTGACCAGTTTGCAGAAGCTGTGGTTGATGAAACGATGGGACATTTAGGACGTGCATTAGGGCAAGTTGCTGCTGTAACAAATCCAGAATATATTTTAATTGGTGGTGGGGTTGCCAATGCTGGTCAATACCTATTAGATAAAGTAACAGACAACTTCCATAAGTCTGTATATCCTGGTGTTGGACGGACAACAAGTATTCGTTTAGCTACCTTGGGGAATGATGCAGGTGTGTATGGTGCTGCGTCACTAGTTATGAAAAATGTTTAG